From the genome of Capsicum annuum cultivar UCD-10X-F1 chromosome 4, UCD10Xv1.1, whole genome shotgun sequence:
tgttgttttgttatacagattctacgtacccgtattgtggaaagtaacaatcttaaggaataaaaccttacagaatctgtattgcttatttttgaagattaaagcttaggctttctactccgcttgaatttaactagtgattagaagacataaaatcttcatcacaagttaaggttcactcggttgatgattcgaagtaataaaaacttcatcgttaactagaaacaagaagaagagtttcaagttacttaactttataaatagtattctgaaaaatactaagttttctgtcttgtggtgacaggaaaaatgacaactgaaagtcaaatgatggatgcgacgtCTATGGAGgcaaataatattgccacatcaagtcgcacaaattcTCCGCCAATGATGGCACCGGcagagaagcccaaaaaattttctgacatcgacttcaagcggtggcaacaaaagatgttcttttacctcaccactttatatctacaacggttcactagcgaagacgctcccgAGGTGCctgagggaacctcggacaaggACCGCtttgttattgtagaagcttggaaacattcggatttcctttgcaggaactatattctgagtggtctccaagatgacctctataatgtctatagtggaaccaagacatcagaAGAACTGTAGGGGGCACTTGAACGGAAATATAAAACGAAAGATACggaaattaagaaattccttgttgcacgatttttggacttcaaaatgattgacagcagatctgttgtctctcaagtacaggagttgcaagtcatcatacataatctcctagcagaaggtatatttttgaaaaataccttagttgaacaaattaaaaatgttcttaatactcacataaactgttttgtaggtttaattgtgaatgatgctttccaagtagcagcgatagttgagaagctaccacctttgtggaaagacttcaaaaactacttaaagcataaacgcaaggagatgaccgttgaagatcttatcatccaacttcgtattgaagaggacaataaagctgccgaaagaaggtcaaaggaaaattctacaatgaatggagcccatattgtagaagatggcaaaaacaactcgaagaaaagaaagaaagttgaacatgaaagcaatcaacccaagaaaaagttcaagggaaaatgcttcaattgtggaaaaattggccacaagtccataGATTGTCGAGCCctgaagaaaggcaagaaaaaggaccaagcgaacatgattgagtccaacaaagaatatgatgttttgtgtgctatgttcacggaatgcaacttggtggggaatccacgcgaatagtggatggattctggtgccacacaCCATGTTTGCGCAAATAAAGAGTTGTTCTCGTCATTTGCTCtggctcaagcagaagaaatgctttacatggccaactccgctactgctaaggtggagggaacaggaaaaatttgcctaaagatgacttccggtaaggtcttgacactgaataATGTGctatatgttccggagttacgtaggagCTTAATTCCTGTTTTACTCCTAGataacggattcaaatgtgtgaCCGTTTCTGGGAAAATTGTAGTTAGCAAaagagaaatgtatgtaggaaaaggctatctcacggagggcctttataagatgaatgtaatgactgttgaaatgaataaaagtttgaattcgtcttattttcttgagtcttatgatttatggcatgaacatttaggccatgttaattacaaaacgttacgaaaactaattaacttagaagttttaccaaactttgagtgcaataaatcaaagtgtcaaacgtgtgtggaatcgaagtatgcaaagcatccttataagtccgttgaaaggaattcaatcccttagacttaatacacacagacatttgtgatatgaagtcaacaccatctcgtggtgggaaaaagtatttcataactttaatttacgattgcactagatattgttatgtctacttgctaaatagtaaggatgaagcaatagatgcgtttaggcaatataaaattgaagttgaaaatcagttagacaaaaagatcaaaatgataagaagtgataaaggtagagaatatgaatctccctttgcgcaaatatgtgtagagaatggaataatccatcaaactacggccccttattcacctcaatataatgaaattgcggaaagaaaaaatcaaactttgaagaaaatgatgaatgccttatttataagttctggtttaccgcaaaacttatggggggaggtgtcacaccccctttttacgtactccaaaagatttatattttaagttcgaaagggttttattatttaagtgacaagaaatgaaaattcatttcgaaaaaggattatttacgttttttattcagagtcgccacttggcataatctggtgtgccaagtcaccatcgaaaaatccttttcaaaaccatttgactctttaaactgatttgcgaacagagactccggctaaggaattctgttgaccgaggggaaggtgttaggcacccctcgatcccgtggttcaaccacggtcgcttggtagagtgtatcgactgtttggcactaagaaatgtatgAACCACACAagaagcacgcaaaataatcaaaacaaaacaccccaaaatgtaaagtccagtccaattattacaacccgaaataaaaagggactgaaagtaaacctacgctaatcctgaactaatgctctacccgacgcctcgggccttcaccacgaataTCCTCtgggtacatgatacctcggggcattccccggtgaataaatatatacagatacttcggggtattccccggccaaattatacaattgaattaaatatgataaactagaaagaaacattcacacgcacattccaacatccaaccaaaacatcaatcttaaattcttgcctacccaaacctatattgcctatctatttcaatatggtataaatatatcacatTCACTTGTATCGAATGGAACAAAAGACAACAAACCAACATTAATCTACAatcaacttttatcaatttctcgtAATTCCACCCCAATTTTCCTTTTATCAACCCattaaaacatgataaaactcATTCCTCAAACCAACATAACCGAATCACAAACGTCATGATCAACGTcaataaaaattcaacaaaacATAATAACACCACACATATTCTCAATCCATTCAACACACTAAGATAGATAAAAGAGAGAGCGGGTTAAGAAATGGACCTTTCAACAATCTGATCTTTGTTAATAATAAGAAACCCCGGACTTGAAATTTCGAATAGAACCTCAACGGCGAATAAACCCAATCAGTGTCCCGCAATCGCCATCCGAACAGATTTCAAATCaataagaaaacaacaaaatgaaACCCAAAACTAAATGTTGACTCGACTTTTCTCGAAAGATCCAAAACACAATATCGATAATAATTCTCCAAAAAAACAGACAAAACCCGAAGCACCTTTAAAATCCGATGGACAACTGACCCCGATCGAAACTAGGATGGATTCTGAGAATCTGTCGTGAAACTTTCTTTTCTCCAACGTTAATCGGTCGGATGGTTTTTGATGGCGGCTACATGGAGGCGCGATGGCGCTGGATTTGGGTCCGTTTAATAGAGAAAAGGTGTGGCACCATGGCTGGCGTCGGCGTTGGTGGGTCGACGGAGAGGACTTTTGCTAATGGAAGGCGTCCAGATCTAGGCAGAGGATGGCGGAAGAGGAGGACGGAGGCAGAGCAGTGGTTAGTTGTTGTTTGCTCCGGTGGCGATGGGATTTTTAGTAAGAagatagagagagaagaaaaCGTGTAAAGAGAGAGGGAGGTAGGAGGCTcttgctatttttttttgtatatccCCCCTTTTTCCGTGTTccttttgtgtgtgtatatatgaggtgagggtggggtagtggtgaggtggggtagagtttgttaggatagggtaggtaggtgttgttttttaattgggtgggttgttagaatattaggataaaacaagattagttagggggttgttattattgtcattttgtggagggattatcacacgggtgagggtacacggtaggataatgtaaacaataggtaaaaacgatatcggggagggacgaaattaggtgtctacaggaGGTTgtccttacggccaatcgtatactcaacagagttctccatagtaagacacaatcaatttcttatgaaaaatggaaaggaaggaaacctaacttgaaatatttcaaagtgtgggggtgtctagcaaaggtgcaagttcctatacctaaaagggttaagataggacctaaaacggtggactgcgtgttcataggatatgctaaaagtagtaaagcatgtcgatttttggttcataaatctgaacatccagatattagtgaaaatacggtaattgaatcagacaatgctgaattctttgaaaacatttacccgtataaaattagacatgaacagtctagtggaggatctaaatgacctcgagataaaccaagtgagaatgtacataatgaagataATCTAAGATGTattacacgtcaaagaacgtcaacttcgtttgggtcgaattttgtaacatttctcgtagaaaatgaacctcaaatatttaaagaaacgATGttgtcgtcagactcatccttttggaaagaggcagtcaatagtgagattgattcaatcttaagaaatcatacatgggaattggttgatcttcctcccagaaataaacctttaggttctaaatggatcttcaaaaggaaaatgaaggcggatggtactattgacaaatacaaggcaagacttgtagtaaaaggcttcaaacaaaaggattgaaggaccttggagttgcagatgtgatcttaggtataagaatccatcgaactccaaaaggattggcattgtcacagtctcattatatcgaaaaggtacttgacaagttcaagtatatggaattcggtattgccaagactccattggatgtgagctctgcacttcgaaagaatgaaggtgaaagtgactcgcaattggagtacgcaagagtattgggatgtttaatgtatataatgaactgtacacgattagacatagcatgcgctatcagtaaattgagtcggtacacgagtaatcccaacaaaactcactggatggcaatgaaaagagttttggggtatcttaaaaacactcaaaattatgctttgcattataataaatatcctacggTACTAGAAGGATGtggtgatgcaaattggatcaccagatcgaacgaagtaaaatccataagtggatatgtatttactatcggtggaggagcagtttcttggaaatcatccaaacatacttgtatcgctcgctctacaatggaatctgaatttatcgcattagataaagccggtgaagaagcagaatggctcctaaatttcttgaaagatatttcttattggccaagccagtggcaccagtatgtatacactgtgatagccaaacagcaataggtagggcagggagcataatgtataacggtaaatctcgtcatataagacaaagacataataccgttagagaacttctctgtagttgaattatcaatgtagactatgtaaagtcgaAGGATAATGTGTCTgattcacttacaaaaggcctatctagagaaggagtagaaaagacatccaagggaatgggtttaaggcctaggacaagtcagcatggcggtgaCTCTACCTGGCAAAATGGAGAtctcaagagctaggttcaaggagatcaaacaaagttgtgtctgacaggttcaacattgtcaattacccaacccattctcatgatgtagacaatgtatagtaaacaaggataagacttaaggtgaaaagtcttttaatgattatctaaatttgacagatttgaccaaatagtttaatctacaggattgaacatttagaaatcacctatgtgtgggcgaagtggaagccgcttcaaagagaatgttagtaaaggcctattctctaagctctcatgaaaatcGAGACGTGTTCATgactgaaaagaataaaaccgtaagaaccataaacggtaaaaggctggttgtgtgacatgtgttgtctaggtgtacattaaagctcgacagttcaaagatatcaaatctaccaattgaccgagtgcatccgatgtatgttcactacggaaagttcaaagggaaacccacttatccaaatgcaatcagtctttgcttgatgatcacatacttgtccgtaaaagttttacgaaaaatagtcattccccattcatgtgggagattgttgggttcatagtaatgaaagggtgtgaatgaaaaaatgaagagtaaaagggtggaggaaaggagacactaaaaatggagagtgtactcccaaaatggcaagtttactctttctttcacattggtggaagaagagaacttgagagtgtttataatgagaaacacttactccacatgacaagtgaggcaagaaataaataatgccTCGggccgtcgtcgtcgctcgctcggatCGGCTCGGATTCGGATTCGAAAAATGATCTctcaatgagatctatctttttggacaaaatttatttgaatttcgaagaatgccaaggaaaaatgtAGTAAAATTTTTCTGATTGTTGCTTCTGTTACAGAAGGTTGCACTGTTTCTGATTGTTGCTTCTGTTATAGAAGATTGCAAAGTTTCAGAAAGTTGCAACTCTTCAACGAAAATACACACTGTTTCAGTGAACCAGTGCACTGTTTCAGAAAAATACTGCATTGTTTTAAGTGAATAGACATCCTCTATtatgaaccaatgccaccttttcaaaggggcatctagtggctatataaacctggtttcatccACAAGTTTATGacatagaaaatacaaaaattttcagattacaaaacattcttcttgtcttaaaaatactgtaagtgtgatcattcaaaccgtgagtgtgttcaaagaatccgcctatttgaggtaccgctatagtcggattgaaggccattttatcctgggagaaagattccataacctcgggtacagtgaggagaattattccttaaggaaagtccgtgaattcggacgacttggccttaaacatttctgttttatctttattttctgaaaggtccttttgatcttgtgttaaggGTATTTAgaacttcattgtgttcttgttcatacttgaacacaagttgaagttgttgttctgttatacagattctacgtacccgtattgtggaaaGTAACAGTGTAATCCCACGAGTTGGGTCTGGTGAGGTTAGCGCGTATGCAACCTACCCGACCTTGGGAGGTAGAGAGGAAGAGGGCTAGGGTCTACGGAAGCAAAAACCAAGAGTTCTTGACAACCTACTAACATgttcatttcttcttcatccaatgTCACCCATGCTTCAATTCCATCAACACACCTAGTTTCCATAAGTATGAcaagattcatgaaaaatgaACACCTTGAACTTATACTACTCACCCATATTGGTTTTCCAAatccaaaatcaatatcatagatTCCAAACTTGCACCAACTACTAAAACCATAGTGACTTGCCCCTTTTGTGCAAAAATCTCCTATCTCCTTGAGAGACTTTCTCATCAAACTGCACCCTTCATCACTTCTCAACATCTTGACATAATGATCATCGATCCTCGATATAGATTTTCTTACCTGATTCACCAAATCAGGCAACTCCATGTCATGTTTTGCTGTCTTCTTTGCACTAGATAGCCAAATAAGATTTCCAAGAATGTTCTCCGGTAAAGCCGGTGCTGCTCTTTTTCTCAAGTTCACTATGTGTGTTAGCAGTGAACTAGTGGACCTCTTATTTGATACTAAACATTTCCACATGAAAGATGAGACAACCTCAACTTTAGTAGGATATTTGATATATGGTCTTGTTGACATAACTTTAAGGTTGTCTATAGCAGAAGCACTGAAAACAAACCTCTTTGTTACAAAATTTCCTTTCTTGAACATTGAACTCCACATTGTCATACATGTGTCTCGTAACCACAAACTCTCAGCAGGAAAAAAGTAATTTGCTAATAAATTAGGACACTGGACTAATCCAGCCCAACTTTTCAGAAATGTACTAAGACCTGCTCCATCAAGAACCTTATGTGCTATACACAAACCAATTGCAATGCCACCACATTCAAAAACATTTATTTGAATGTTAGTGACACAATCTCCTGCACCTAGTTCCTTAAAAGGAGGTTGACAAGGAAGAAACTGACTAATCGATTCGAGGTTTGGTTCGTGTAGGAAATCGATTAGATGACACTTAACATTGGTTGTGACATAATTAACTCCTTGATCATTGCAATCAATAGAGAGTTCATCTTTAAACCTCCCTGCAAGGGGATAAAAGGATGATAATGTCACAGCTAGTGATTTCTTTAACAATGCTGATTTTTCGCGGGCTTTAACGTCATCAAGATTTGGATAAAAGAGTACAATTGGTGCATAAGGAGCTGGAATGAGTTGATCCAAGAGACAAAGATTGAATTTTTTGAGGTGGTTTGGTGTTGGAGATGAAGGTTGGATATTTTCTCTTGAAATGACTTGAACTTTCATCATATTTGGCTTGTCAAAGTTGAATTATGTGAAGAGCTTATAAAGAGAGTTTATGGGACACAAGTAGACAACAGATAGGCTAAATTTCTGGTTAGCAT
Proteins encoded in this window:
- the LOC107868518 gene encoding stemmadenine O-acetyltransferase-like, which translates into the protein MMKVQVISRENIQPSSPTPNHLKKFNLCLLDQLIPAPYAPIVLFYPNLDDVKAREKSALLKKSLAVTLSSFYPLAGRFKDELSIDCNDQGVNYVTTNVKCHLIDFLHEPNLESISQFLPCQPPFKELGAGDCVTNIQINVFECGGIAIGLCIAHKVLDGAGLSTFLKSWAGLVQCPNLLANYFFPAESLWLRDTCMTMWSSMFKKGNFVTKRFVFSASAIDNLKVMSTRPYIKYPTKVEVVSSFMWKCLVSNKRSTSSLLTHIVNLRKRAAPALPENILGNLIWLSSAKKTAKHDMELPDLVNQVRKSISRIDDHYVKMLRSDEGCSLMRKSLKEIGDFCTKGASHYGFSSWCKFGIYDIDFGFGKPIWVSSISSRCSFFMNLVILMETRCVDGIEAWVTLDEEEMNMLVGCQELLVFASVDPSPLPLYLPRSGRLHTR